The genomic DNA AGCCGCGTACCTTATTACGGTACAAATACACCGATTGATGAGTGTTATGACTGTGGCTTTACAGGCGAATTTGACTGCACAAGCAAAGGTTTCACATGTCCTAAATGTGGTAACCATGAGCCGTCAAAAGTATCTGTAACACGTCGTGTATGTGGTTACCTTGGTAGCCCTGATGCTCGCCCGTTTAACTTTGGGAAGCAAGAAGAAGTTAAGCGTCGCGTAAAACACATGTAACATATTGATATATAAAGTTAAGTGTTAATACCAATAAAAGAAGTGCAAATGCGCTTCTTTTGTTTTTCTAGCTGCGAGGAAATACTGTGCATTATCATAACTATTACCCTGTCGATGTTGTAAACGGACCAGGTACACGTTGCTCGTTGTTTGTTTCTGGCTGTGTGCATCAATGCCGTGGTTGTTACAACAAAAGCACGTGGCGGTTGGATAGCGGACATTTTTTCACGCAGCAAATGGAAGATCGTGTGATTGCGGATTTGAATGATACACGTATCAAGCGTCGTGGTTTATCACTATCAGGGGGTGATCCCCTTCATCCAGAGAATGTGTCATCAGTGCTTAAGCTGGTGCTACGTGTGCGTGAAGAGTGCCCAGATAAAGATATTTGGCTATGGACAGGCTATTTGCTTAATGAGTTAAGTGCAGAGCAGCAAGCGGTAATCGATCTTGTTGACGTCATGATTGATGGTAAATTTGAACAAGAAAAGTATGACCCGTCTCTTGTGTGGCGTGGAAGTGAAAATCAAGTGATCCATTATTTTAAAGATTTATGAGCAAAAGTGCTCGGCTCTACACTAGTGAGTGACTTGTAGGTAGCTACAGATCCAAAAAGTTATCCACTGTTTCTGTGTATAACCAGGGGGAAATCGAGTGGGTGAATAATTTACTTGTTTTCCTTCAAGCTATATATACTCCTACTAAACAACAGTTCTAACCCGTTCTGTTCCTTTCTTTTGGTTGCTCATAGCCTTACATCCTGATTCTCTATAGGTATTAGTCACCTCCAATTATACTAAAGTTATTGAATATTCACTTAGCATAGATAGAATAACGTTCATGCTTCTTATCTAACGATACAGTCATGCCTTTAAGGAATGATGCGTGAGGTTCTTTCGTGCTTTCTCAGCTTATTACTCGCCTTTCTAACAATAGAATTGCAATTGCGCTATGTAATGTTTTTATTATGGCTTTGCCTATTTCATTACTAGCAACTTTTTGCAATCTATTAGAGATCTTTGCATTTAGAATGGAGTGGCTATCGTTTGCTGAAACGATTGGGAGTATTGGGCGGTTAACTGCACATATATTTCCAATATTGATTAATATCTATATGGCAATGTACTTATCTGATACGCATCGTCTGCCTAAATCGGCCACAATAGCATGCTCCTTAGTGGCGTTTTTTATTGTATCGTATCAATGGACATTTATTTCTACTGTTATTCCATTACCTAATAGCTTCGCTGTTGCTTTGTTGAGCGCGTTCATGACTTCCACACTTATTAGCATAATTAACCGTACCAAGTTAATGCATGTTGATCTATCAAGCAGTGTCGTGGATAACAGCTTAAAAGTGCTTGCTTGTTACATGCTTTCACTAACGAGTATTGTGTTGGTCAGTAGTTTTATTAAAGTTATGCTCATGCCGACGCTTTCTTTGTATAACTGGTTTCCAGTTTTAAATCCGTTAGATTTTACCGATGCAATGATTTATGAATTTATTAGAAGCATATTATGGTCATTTGGCATTAATGGTCATAATGTATTGCATACTTATAAATCTGAGCTCTATGATATTACGGTTGCTAATATTGAAGCATGGCGAAATAGTGGTGATGCACTGAATATTATTAGCGCAAATTTCTATGATTTTTTCACCGGCATGGGGGGGAGTGGCAATACCTTTAGTTTGGTTGTTTGCATGTTACTGTTTGCAAAAAATCGTGGTTATAAAACGTTAGCTAAAGCAGTGTTTATTCTTGCGTTGTTTAATATCAATGAACCACTATTATTTGGTATACCGATCATTTTTAACCCTATTATGTTAATACCATTTATATTAGTGCCACAAGTTAGCCTTGTTATTGCATATTTTGCTTTTTGGATTGGTTGGGTTGAACCGATAAATGAAGTTAATAGCTGGCTGCTACCTCCGTTATTAAGTGGTTATTTATCAACAGGCGGAACGGCTGGTGGCGTTATTTTACAAATTGTCATTTTAGTGGTTGGTGTAGCAATGTATTATCCATTTTTCAAAATAATGGATACACGTAGTGAAGGAATTGACGTTACGCGTATCTTCAACCGACGCTTTTTTGTTAATAGCGATATGGCAGTTAAATCTAAGTTAGCCAGTTTCATACCTTCTATGCAAAGTAACTTACAAGCGCAACGTGATGTCGAAAGGCTAAATGCAGAAGGTGAAATGATTCTGTATTATCAGCCACAAGTTGATGTAAAAGATGGCCAGATAGTCGGTATGGAAGCCCTGTTACGTTATCGGACCCGCAATGGTGACATACTACCACCGACGTTTATTCAATCCTTCTCACAGCTTCAGATGATGCCTGAACTTGATTATTGGGTGATCGAACAAGCAATACAAGCAACGTCACCTTATAGCAGTCGGCCTGGTTTTTTACTGTCGATCAATGTGTCATCAGATACAATTCTGACGAAAGGCTTTGTAAAATATCTCGATAAACTGATCATTGGTAGCTCTTTAAAGTATGAGCAGATTGAGATTGAAATTACAGAAGAACTGCTCGTCTCTGATGAGGTAATGACAGCCGAAGTGATAAACCAACTACGAACTTTAGGTGTGTCAGTTGCCTTGGACGATTTTGGCACAGGTTTTTCTTCTTTAGCATACTTATCACGGTACGACTTCGACAAGATTAAGGTTGATCGCTCCCTGATCCAGAAACTGGATACAGCAAGGGGTAAAGAGTTACTTCGTATTGTTGTTGAGCTTGGTAAAGTTACCAATGCTAAATTGGTTGTTGAAGGCGTAGAAACACACGAAGAGCTTCAATATATATCCTCCTTAGGAGTGCGTTATGTTCAAGGGTTCTATTATTACAAAGCGATGCCACTTGATAATATTGTAACCTTAATGGATGCTGAAAGAGTAGTGGTTTAATAGTAAATAAATTGAACTAATTGATTCTGAATGAGCGTTGAATATATACAATGTAATATCAAATGGATGTTTATATTCAACATCCATTAAGTTTCACTTGCTACTCTTATTGTGTAACAAAAATTCAATGTTGATATTGTTAGTTGTCAATCTGTAACAGGGGATATTCTATATTCAAGAATACTGTACATATTGACGATTTAATTAAGGTGGTCCTATGAAAAAACTATTAGCTTCAGTGTTTTTGTTTTCATTCTTCTCTGCTAACGTAATGGCAAATGAAGCTCAGGTCGAGAAAACGGGAAACATAAATCCTACTATTTGTGCATCAGCTCAGTTGACTAAAGACAGCAATAATATGGATGGTAGTGATGTTGCAAACTATTTATCATGTAAACGTAATAATATGATTGAAGAATAACATGATATTTTATCAGTACAGAAGGGTAGGCACGCGTGTTTACCCTTCATCTCACCTTTATAATTCAAATGATTAGCCTCGACACCTTGTGTTCGTTAGCAAGTTTTTGACTCTGAAATTTATTTTACAGAATGGCGCTAAATAAGGTAAAGTCTGCGCCTATTTGTAAAATGAGTTTATGACTTATGTCTCGTACGATTCTTTATACCTATAAGATGCAGGAAAAAACACTGACGTTTTCATACGATCAGTACCGCACGATTCAAGAAGCGGTTGCTGCTGAAGAAGGTATTGATTTAACAGCTTTTCTTAAAATGGAACAGCAAGTAGAAGCGGTTTCAAAATCAGCGAAAGCAGCGAAAGATTACCGTGATAACTACTTTAAAAAACTCGGTTTTGGCCGTATTACGCTGGCACAAAAAGAAAACCGCGGTGTTGGTCATAAATAATCACGACCTATGAGTGGTGGGGTAGTTGCAGGGCAATTACCCACATTCTTTACGCATAATCTGCAAACCATCTTCAAAACAATGTTCCCATGCATCTCTAACGGTTTCACTGAAGTCAGGATCGCAGATCGCGACGGCCTCTAGTAAACACATGAACCAAACCGTTAAGTCATCTTCACTGATACCAAGCCCATTTTTGCCATGGCGTAATGCGTAGACTTTTACACTTGCCCGAGCAGAATCAGAAGTAGATGCCAACATAATGATCATTAATGATGCTTTCATCATTGTCATTTGTCTTTTCATATCGACACCATCAAACATCAACTTGAACCTTTCACCTTTTTCAAAAAACTTGGTGTAAAAGATTTCAAGAAAGGCTTCATCACGATGACAACGTTCGTAACTGTCATTAAATACTTGATTAAAATCCATATTTTCACCTAATGCATCAGAAAATAATAAAAAATCACTGTTGACTACAAAGGTATTGGGAAAAAGCATGAGTTGCGAATGCAATAGTAAATACTGTGACGGATATACAATCGTGGGGCAAGAAAGCTACGGCTATGAATGGTATTACTCTGGCTTCAAATAGCAAACAACGATATTACCTAAGCCGACAATGACGTCGGCTCAGGTAAGTGAAGAGGGTATTAGGCTTGTAAGCGTTTGCTTCGTTTAAACATTCTTAATATGGCTTCTAGTGTACACAATAGTAACCCTAGCCAAATAAGGCCAAAGCTGACCGCTTTCACGCCGTCAAACACTTCATTGAATAAAAGAACAGCTAACAAGAATTGCAAGCTTGGCTCGATGTATTGCATTAAACCAACCATCGTCAGGCTGGTACGGTTAATTGCTAAGGCGAAAAAGACCAAAGGTGCCAATGTTACAGGTGCTGATCCGATATAGAGTAATTGCGTACCAAAATCTGCACTTAATGCTGTGCTTGTGCCCTGACTGTAACCCCATAACAAATACAGGATGGCAAAAGGTGCGAGTATTGCAGACTCTAAAGTGACAGATGTCATGGCATCAAAACGGATATTTTTCTTACATAAACCATAGAGTGCAAAGAAGCTGCCCATGATTAGGGATATCCAAGGCAATTCACCGTAATGCCATACTTGATAGGCAATTCCTAACACGCCTAATACTACAGCCATCATTTGCGCGAGAGACAAGCGCTCTTTCAAGAAGATCACAGCTAACGCAATGGCAAATAAAGGGTTAATGAAAAAACCAAGGCTAGCGGCTAGCACTTGACCATGGGTCATAGCCCAAGTAAAAGCGTACCAAGACACACACATGATTAAACCGGCAATCACGGTCATGATGAGCGATCGTTTATCTTGCCAAACAGAAGATAATGATGGCAAAGGCTGGCGCAATACCCAACAGATTAACAGCATAGATGGCACGGAAAATATAATACGTAGAGCGAGTAAATCGTTAATATCCGCACCTGGCAGATATTGGTAATACAAAGGCAGTAAGCCCCATAGCACAAACGAGAAAGCGGCTAGTGCATTACCCGCACGTTGAGATTGCATGAGTAAACCATAATAATAAAGTAGTCAGGAATTATGCGATTTTGTCATTAAAGTGCATTTTCGAGAAGCTATTTATCATACATTTTGATGAAAAATAATCAGTTTTCGCATTACTTTTTTAATGCCGTCACTGTATAGACAGTCCAATAACGTTGTTCGCCAGTTAACTGAGAAGAGCGTTCTCTTTTTTCTTGCCAAGCGATGACATAGAATCCCTCTAGTAAGTCTTCTATCTCTTCTTTGGTATGGGTAAGAATCGGTAATTTTTCATCGATACCGATGTCATCTTTGCCAATAAAATGCCCGCAAAAAATACCGCCGCTAAATAGACTTTTCACCATGTTTTTCCAAAAAATAGCAAACTCATTGGGTTCACTATAAAACAAGCAGGCACTTGCATTGACGAGGTGAGATCTGGGGAAGTGGTATTCACCGAAAGAGCTGATTTTGACGTCAAGCATAGGGTTTGATGCCGCTAAGCTGTGTTGTGCCAATTTTTCTATAGTGGGTAAGTCTTTATCAAAAGCATAAACTTGAAAACCTTGTTCAAGCAAATACAAAGCATCACGTCCTGCGCCGCAGCCACAATCAACAGCAATATTCATTGATTGCCGCTCGCCAAGAAATTGATTTGCTTCAACTACGTGTGAACGTGGTGGAAGTAATGATTGCGTGTTGAGGTAGCTCAACCAGTCGACCGTAGCCATAACTCGCCTTGTTGTGACCAAAATGCTCACTAAGTATAACGACTAGCTAAGGCCATGATTGCTCACTTTTTGGACATAAGGTGCTAGTTGCAAAATTTGGTC from Photobacterium sanguinicancri includes the following:
- the nrdG gene encoding anaerobic ribonucleoside-triphosphate reductase-activating protein — translated: MHYHNYYPVDVVNGPGTRCSLFVSGCVHQCRGCYNKSTWRLDSGHFFTQQMEDRVIADLNDTRIKRRGLSLSGGDPLHPENVSSVLKLVLRVREECPDKDIWLWTGYLLNELSAEQQAVIDLVDVMIDGKFEQEKYDPSLVWRGSENQVIHYFKDL
- a CDS encoding EAL domain-containing protein encodes the protein MLSQLITRLSNNRIAIALCNVFIMALPISLLATFCNLLEIFAFRMEWLSFAETIGSIGRLTAHIFPILINIYMAMYLSDTHRLPKSATIACSLVAFFIVSYQWTFISTVIPLPNSFAVALLSAFMTSTLISIINRTKLMHVDLSSSVVDNSLKVLACYMLSLTSIVLVSSFIKVMLMPTLSLYNWFPVLNPLDFTDAMIYEFIRSILWSFGINGHNVLHTYKSELYDITVANIEAWRNSGDALNIISANFYDFFTGMGGSGNTFSLVVCMLLFAKNRGYKTLAKAVFILALFNINEPLLFGIPIIFNPIMLIPFILVPQVSLVIAYFAFWIGWVEPINEVNSWLLPPLLSGYLSTGGTAGGVILQIVILVVGVAMYYPFFKIMDTRSEGIDVTRIFNRRFFVNSDMAVKSKLASFIPSMQSNLQAQRDVERLNAEGEMILYYQPQVDVKDGQIVGMEALLRYRTRNGDILPPTFIQSFSQLQMMPELDYWVIEQAIQATSPYSSRPGFLLSINVSSDTILTKGFVKYLDKLIIGSSLKYEQIEIEITEELLVSDEVMTAEVINQLRTLGVSVALDDFGTGFSSLAYLSRYDFDKIKVDRSLIQKLDTARGKELLRIVVELGKVTNAKLVVEGVETHEELQYISSLGVRYVQGFYYYKAMPLDNIVTLMDAERVVV
- a CDS encoding DUF2960 domain-containing protein gives rise to the protein MSRTILYTYKMQEKTLTFSYDQYRTIQEAVAAEEGIDLTAFLKMEQQVEAVSKSAKAAKDYRDNYFKKLGFGRITLAQKENRGVGHK
- a CDS encoding globin — encoded protein: MDFNQVFNDSYERCHRDEAFLEIFYTKFFEKGERFKLMFDGVDMKRQMTMMKASLMIIMLASTSDSARASVKVYALRHGKNGLGISEDDLTVWFMCLLEAVAICDPDFSETVRDAWEHCFEDGLQIMRKECG
- the rarD gene encoding EamA family transporter RarD, translating into MQSQRAGNALAAFSFVLWGLLPLYYQYLPGADINDLLALRIIFSVPSMLLICWVLRQPLPSLSSVWQDKRSLIMTVIAGLIMCVSWYAFTWAMTHGQVLAASLGFFINPLFAIALAVIFLKERLSLAQMMAVVLGVLGIAYQVWHYGELPWISLIMGSFFALYGLCKKNIRFDAMTSVTLESAILAPFAILYLLWGYSQGTSTALSADFGTQLLYIGSAPVTLAPLVFFALAINRTSLTMVGLMQYIEPSLQFLLAVLLFNEVFDGVKAVSFGLIWLGLLLCTLEAILRMFKRSKRLQA
- a CDS encoding methyltransferase domain-containing protein, with amino-acid sequence MATVDWLSYLNTQSLLPPRSHVVEANQFLGERQSMNIAVDCGCGAGRDALYLLEQGFQVYAFDKDLPTIEKLAQHSLAASNPMLDVKISSFGEYHFPRSHLVNASACLFYSEPNEFAIFWKNMVKSLFSGGIFCGHFIGKDDIGIDEKLPILTHTKEEIEDLLEGFYVIAWQEKRERSSQLTGEQRYWTVYTVTALKK